Proteins encoded in a region of the Novibacillus thermophilus genome:
- a CDS encoding MFS transporter, whose protein sequence is MNKRGKLWTKPFILLILANWFTFMSFQMLIPTLPPHMQNIGGSELSVGLVTTLFSVAAVLVRPFIGFILESQPRKQLILFGSVSLLVVTILYPFLHIVALFLLLRFMHGLGWGLSTTVNGTAAVDLIPSSRIGEGMGYFTLSVTLGMIIAPSLGIYIFQHYHFNALIFISGTLGVIALALFSLIKIPQPDSVKKLKVSFKSFSFFGSLIDRQSWYPALVTFLTAFGYGSIVTFIVIFTQEKSLEHVFLFYLFNALTATLVRPITGKWFDRKGPWSLILTCALLAFAGMWALILAKSNAYLILSGILFGMGYGSMIPALQSWVLSKTTREKSGTANGMYYSAIDMGIGLSGLLLGIIKPAVGTAALFELSSICFIVVIVLVFVDYVRQSRNRPRTVKGKGIVESRQA, encoded by the coding sequence ATGAACAAACGAGGGAAACTGTGGACAAAACCTTTTATTTTACTGATTCTCGCCAACTGGTTTACGTTTATGAGCTTCCAAATGCTCATCCCGACACTTCCTCCCCACATGCAAAATATAGGCGGATCGGAACTTTCCGTCGGGCTTGTCACGACGTTATTTTCTGTGGCCGCTGTCCTCGTCCGCCCATTCATCGGATTCATCCTTGAAAGTCAGCCGCGGAAACAGCTGATTCTCTTCGGATCTGTCTCACTGCTCGTGGTGACGATTTTGTATCCGTTCTTGCACATCGTCGCCCTGTTTTTACTGTTGCGCTTTATGCACGGTCTGGGATGGGGACTGTCGACGACCGTCAACGGCACAGCCGCCGTTGACCTAATCCCGTCTTCCCGCATTGGCGAAGGGATGGGTTATTTCACCCTCTCTGTCACCCTTGGCATGATCATCGCGCCGAGCCTCGGGATTTACATTTTTCAACATTACCATTTCAACGCGTTAATTTTCATTTCCGGCACGTTAGGCGTAATTGCCCTGGCCTTGTTTTCTTTGATTAAGATCCCGCAGCCAGATAGCGTAAAAAAACTCAAGGTGTCGTTTAAATCTTTTTCCTTTTTCGGCTCATTGATAGACAGGCAAAGTTGGTACCCGGCCCTGGTGACGTTTTTGACGGCGTTCGGCTACGGTTCCATCGTGACCTTCATCGTCATATTTACTCAAGAAAAGTCTTTAGAGCACGTCTTTCTCTTTTACCTTTTCAACGCCCTTACTGCGACGCTCGTGCGCCCGATTACAGGCAAGTGGTTTGACCGCAAGGGCCCGTGGTCCCTGATCTTGACGTGTGCCCTACTCGCTTTCGCCGGAATGTGGGCCCTCATTCTCGCTAAAAGCAACGCGTATCTCATCTTGTCAGGGATTTTGTTCGGAATGGGGTACGGGTCGATGATACCCGCTCTGCAATCGTGGGTTCTCTCCAAAACGACGCGGGAAAAGAGCGGCACGGCCAACGGGATGTACTATTCAGCCATCGACATGGGCATCGGGCTCAGCGGACTGTTGCTGGGCATCATAAAGCCCGCTGTCGGGACAGCCGCCCTTTTTGAACTTTCGAGCATCTGTTTCATCGTCGTGATCGTTCTCGTATTTGTCGACTACGTGAGGCAGTCGCGCAATCGGCCACGGACGGTGAAGGGTAAGGGGATTGTGGAATCACGTCAGGCTTGA
- a CDS encoding TRAP transporter permease: MRPTSQSVERTAILERYDRESKYRVFETKCPARIVSVLAVGLSMYHLYTSAYPVFNTHPHRAVHVAVMLALVFLLYPMTHKSSRKKLPWYDGVLAVLGLITGLYIVVEYAGIVQRGTTLYNGMDLVLSAVVLILVLEAARRVVGWGLPILAVLFVLYAVFGRDVPVSVFAHRGYSFEDTIAYMFMGLEGIYGTAIGVSATYIFLFILFGAILSKSGMGQFFNDLALAIAGSSKGGPAKVAVLASGFMGSINGSAIANVVSTGAFTIPMMRKIGYHREFAGAVESSASVGGQVLPPVMGAAAFIMAETLGMSYSAIALAGLLPALLYYLSVMTQVHLRADRLGLTGIPRKDIPRVKEVVKERGHLLVPLLFLIYMLFFSKATILFSAFWTIMVTVVVAQLRSTTRMSVRDFVEALEQGARSAIGVAMACAAVGIIVGVAALTGFGLNLANAIIAFGGGSLFLTLVLAMIASIVLGMGVPSIPAYVITVTMAAPVLVRMGIEPLVAHMFVFYFGIFANVTPPVALAAFAASGISGGNPMRTGFQAVKLAVAGFVVPYMFVFSNELLLLDTHWTEGIAVVLTSVLGVLMLGTAVEGYLLTRVPLLLRLTLAISALLLIQPNGLTDTLGVVIVLGTLWWQWRRRQKHIDASSA; the protein is encoded by the coding sequence GTGCGACCGACCTCGCAATCCGTTGAACGAACAGCGATACTGGAGAGATACGATCGAGAGTCCAAGTACCGCGTTTTTGAGACGAAGTGTCCAGCGCGCATCGTCTCCGTTTTAGCGGTCGGGCTCTCGATGTATCATTTGTACACCTCGGCTTACCCCGTTTTCAACACACATCCGCACCGAGCCGTTCATGTCGCGGTCATGCTGGCACTCGTTTTTTTGCTTTATCCGATGACGCATAAGAGTTCACGGAAAAAACTGCCCTGGTACGACGGCGTCTTGGCGGTCCTCGGGCTGATAACAGGTCTATATATTGTCGTGGAGTACGCCGGGATAGTGCAGCGGGGCACGACATTGTACAACGGGATGGACCTTGTGCTTTCAGCGGTGGTTTTAATACTCGTGTTGGAGGCGGCCCGACGCGTCGTCGGTTGGGGGTTGCCGATTTTGGCAGTCCTGTTCGTGTTGTACGCTGTCTTCGGTCGAGACGTTCCTGTCAGTGTTTTCGCACACCGCGGCTATTCGTTCGAAGATACAATCGCGTACATGTTTATGGGGTTAGAAGGAATTTACGGCACGGCGATCGGCGTTTCCGCCACGTATATCTTTTTGTTTATTTTGTTTGGTGCCATTTTGAGCAAATCGGGCATGGGTCAATTTTTTAACGATTTGGCTCTGGCTATAGCGGGTTCTTCAAAAGGGGGGCCGGCGAAGGTGGCGGTATTGGCCAGCGGCTTTATGGGGTCGATTAACGGGTCGGCCATTGCCAACGTCGTCTCGACCGGCGCGTTTACGATTCCAATGATGAGAAAAATCGGCTATCATCGCGAGTTTGCGGGGGCAGTAGAATCGAGCGCTTCCGTCGGTGGCCAAGTGTTGCCGCCGGTCATGGGGGCGGCCGCTTTTATTATGGCCGAGACACTCGGGATGAGTTATTCGGCCATCGCCTTGGCGGGCCTGCTTCCGGCGTTGTTATACTACTTAAGCGTTATGACGCAAGTGCATTTACGGGCTGACCGGCTAGGTTTGACCGGTATACCACGGAAAGACATCCCGCGGGTGAAGGAAGTCGTGAAGGAGCGGGGACACTTGTTGGTACCGCTTCTCTTCCTCATATACATGTTGTTTTTCTCCAAAGCGACCATTTTGTTTTCGGCCTTTTGGACGATCATGGTGACGGTTGTCGTGGCACAACTGCGCTCAACGACACGCATGAGTGTCCGTGACTTTGTCGAAGCCCTCGAGCAAGGGGCAAGGTCGGCGATCGGAGTGGCGATGGCGTGTGCCGCCGTCGGGATTATTGTCGGTGTTGCAGCTTTAACCGGGTTCGGTCTCAACCTTGCGAACGCGATTATTGCATTCGGCGGAGGGAGCTTGTTTTTGACTCTCGTGTTGGCGATGATAGCCTCTATCGTACTCGGGATGGGGGTTCCGTCAATCCCCGCGTACGTCATTACTGTGACGATGGCAGCTCCCGTCCTCGTCAGGATGGGAATCGAACCACTCGTGGCACACATGTTCGTCTTTTACTTCGGCATTTTCGCCAACGTGACACCTCCCGTTGCACTGGCTGCTTTTGCCGCGTCTGGGATCTCGGGGGGGAACCCGATGAGAACCGGTTTCCAAGCTGTTAAACTTGCGGTGGCCGGGTTTGTCGTGCCGTACATGTTCGTCTTCTCCAATGAGTTGCTCTTACTCGATACACATTGGACAGAAGGAATTGCCGTGGTGTTAACGTCTGTCCTCGGAGTGCTCATGCTCGGAACGGCAGTGGAAGGGTATCTGTTGACTAGAGTGCCGCTCCTGTTGCGTTTAACGCTAGCCATTTCGGCGCTGCTGCTCATTCAGCCGAACGGGTTGACGGACACATTAGGGGTCGTGATCGTACTAGGGACGTTATGGTGGCAGTGGCGTCGCCGTCAGAAGCACATCGATGCGAGTTCTGCCTAG
- a CDS encoding AroM family protein, with product MTNRLGIITIGQAPRVDMVPEMRTLLPDHIEVIEKGAIDDFSSEDLLTLAPKEGDITLVSRLKNGEAVTVSERAILPLLQEKISLLEEMGTTTTIIACTGTFPPFKSKHPLLYPDRVLTHFVSGILPHGKLGIIVPLPEQIAAMREKWERPNLQLAFTAASPYDKGTDFEYAGRVLQEQGVDVIVLDCMGYSVSMKERVKNVVNVPVILSRSVVARAAAEMVS from the coding sequence ATGACAAATAGATTGGGGATCATCACCATCGGACAAGCGCCCCGTGTCGATATGGTTCCTGAGATGCGTACCTTGTTGCCTGATCATATCGAAGTGATAGAAAAAGGGGCAATAGACGACTTTTCGAGCGAGGATCTCTTAACGCTGGCTCCAAAAGAAGGCGACATCACGCTCGTGTCGCGGTTAAAAAATGGGGAAGCAGTCACTGTTTCTGAGAGAGCGATCTTGCCACTGTTACAAGAAAAAATAAGTTTACTTGAGGAAATGGGCACAACGACAACGATCATTGCCTGCACGGGAACATTTCCTCCTTTTAAAAGCAAACACCCGCTCCTTTACCCAGACCGAGTTTTGACGCATTTTGTTTCGGGAATTTTACCGCATGGGAAACTCGGGATCATCGTACCGCTTCCTGAACAAATCGCGGCAATGCGAGAGAAGTGGGAACGCCCGAATCTTCAGTTAGCGTTCACCGCTGCCTCTCCTTACGACAAGGGAACAGACTTCGAATATGCAGGTCGCGTATTACAGGAGCAAGGTGTCGATGTGATTGTTTTAGATTGTATGGGATACAGTGTGAGCATGAAGGAACGTGTGAAAAACGTTGTGAATGTTCCCGTCATTTTGTCGCGGTCGGTTGTCGCACGAGCTGCAGCAGAAATGGTTTCGTGA
- the trxB gene encoding thioredoxin-disulfide reductase gives MHKVIVLGTGPAGYTAAIYLARANMNPLVIEGQEPGGQLSQTTDVENYPGFPDGILGPELMDNMRKQAERFGAEIKRGWVTKVDLSKRPFTLQVSGLGELETQSLIIATGASAKLLGIPGEKDNIGRGVSTCATCDGFFFRNKKLVVVGGGDSAMEEATFLTKFASEVRIVHRRNELRASKIMQERARNNDKITWSMNRTPVEVLSDGQKVTGLKVRNNETGEEEVIETDGLFVAIGHRPNTAFLEGQVDTDEIGYIKVKPGSTETNIPGVFAAGDVQDFKYRQAITAAGSGCMAALDCEKFLEGEISTDWSQTLST, from the coding sequence ATGCACAAGGTCATTGTTCTCGGGACAGGTCCCGCCGGTTACACGGCAGCGATTTATTTGGCAAGAGCCAACATGAATCCACTAGTGATTGAAGGACAAGAACCCGGCGGTCAGTTGTCGCAGACGACGGATGTAGAAAATTACCCCGGTTTTCCAGACGGAATCCTTGGTCCGGAGTTAATGGATAACATGCGCAAGCAGGCCGAGCGTTTCGGTGCAGAGATTAAGCGGGGCTGGGTGACGAAAGTCGATTTGTCAAAGCGGCCGTTTACATTACAGGTGAGTGGACTTGGTGAGTTGGAAACACAGTCCCTCATCATTGCCACCGGCGCGTCAGCCAAATTGTTGGGCATCCCTGGGGAGAAGGACAATATCGGACGCGGTGTCAGCACGTGTGCCACGTGTGACGGATTTTTCTTCCGCAATAAGAAGCTCGTCGTCGTGGGCGGCGGCGATTCGGCGATGGAGGAAGCGACGTTCCTGACGAAATTTGCAAGTGAAGTCCGCATTGTACACCGTCGCAATGAGCTGAGAGCCTCAAAAATTATGCAAGAGCGAGCCCGCAACAACGACAAGATTACGTGGAGCATGAACCGAACGCCTGTCGAAGTGTTGTCAGACGGCCAAAAAGTGACCGGTCTCAAAGTGAGAAACAATGAAACGGGCGAAGAAGAGGTCATTGAGACGGACGGTCTTTTCGTGGCCATCGGTCACAGGCCAAATACGGCATTCCTCGAAGGGCAGGTGGATACAGACGAGATCGGCTACATTAAGGTAAAGCCAGGGTCGACGGAAACGAACATTCCGGGAGTGTTCGCGGCCGGCGACGTGCAGGACTTCAAGTATCGGCAGGCGATTACGGCAGCGGGGTCCGGTTGTATGGCAGCCCTCGACTGCGAGAAATTCCTGGAAGGCGAAATATCCACCGATTGGAGTCAAACGTTGTCCACTTAA
- a CDS encoding class I SAM-dependent methyltransferase — MATRFDPLFDQWADTYDQTVSGHDEEYKAVFEDYDRILTSVAERTVGTVLEFGVGTGNLTEKLLARGHRVYGVEPSKKMRKKAKEKVPSIILLEGDFLHFPPVDEPIHTVTSTYAFHHLTDAEKSEAIRRYSELLPVNGKIVFADTVFETEGARQEIMEKVKRQGYEKLLEDLQTEYYTTIAVLKQLFREHNFHQVTFSRFNQFVWLFEAVKQ, encoded by the coding sequence ATGGCGACGAGGTTTGACCCGTTATTTGACCAGTGGGCGGACACGTACGATCAAACGGTGTCCGGCCACGATGAAGAATATAAAGCGGTGTTTGAGGATTACGACCGCATTTTGACGAGTGTGGCTGAGCGAACAGTCGGGACCGTCCTGGAATTCGGTGTCGGAACGGGGAACTTGACTGAAAAATTGCTGGCTAGGGGGCACCGCGTGTACGGTGTAGAGCCGTCCAAAAAAATGCGAAAAAAGGCGAAGGAAAAGGTGCCGTCTATCATCCTTTTGGAAGGTGACTTTTTGCACTTCCCTCCCGTTGACGAGCCCATTCACACTGTTACCAGTACTTACGCTTTCCACCATTTGACCGATGCGGAAAAGAGCGAAGCCATCCGCCGGTACAGCGAACTCCTCCCGGTGAACGGGAAAATCGTCTTTGCGGATACCGTCTTCGAAACGGAAGGGGCAAGACAAGAGATCATGGAAAAGGTGAAACGGCAAGGCTACGAAAAACTACTGGAGGACTTGCAGACAGAGTACTATACAACGATCGCTGTGTTGAAGCAATTGTTTCGGGAACACAACTTCCATCAGGTGACATTTTCGCGATTCAATCAGTTCGTATGGCTTTTTGAAGCCGTGAAACAATAG
- the rffA gene encoding dTDP-4-amino-4,6-dideoxygalactose transaminase: MIPFNRPAVTGDEMTCIAQALKAEKVSGDGEFTQSCQRWFEERFDCAKVLLTTSCTHALEMAAILTEVGPGDEVIMPSYTFVSTANAFALRGATIVFVDIRPDTMNVNEQLIEAAITDRTKVIVAVHYAGVACDMDKIMDLADTYKLFVVEDAAQGVMSRYKGTALGTIGHLGCYSFHETKNITCGEGGALLINDERFLERAEYVREKGTDRSKFYRGEVDKYTWVDIGSSYLPSELNAAYLYAQLRHADEIQNDRLNSWQAYDRQLQPLAEAGAIEQPVVPLECEHNGHMYYIKAKDGNERARLLAWMKECGAMGTFHYVPLHLTEPGRKVGRFHGADRYTTLESERLVRLPLYYGLKSDEIREVVDVVWRFYET, from the coding sequence ATGATACCATTTAACAGGCCGGCTGTGACAGGCGATGAGATGACCTGTATCGCACAAGCCCTCAAGGCGGAGAAAGTGTCGGGTGACGGCGAATTCACGCAAAGCTGCCAGCGCTGGTTCGAGGAACGCTTCGACTGTGCGAAAGTACTGTTAACGACGTCGTGTACCCACGCGTTGGAAATGGCGGCCATCTTGACGGAGGTCGGGCCGGGAGACGAGGTGATTATGCCGTCCTACACGTTCGTGTCAACGGCGAATGCGTTCGCTTTACGCGGGGCGACCATCGTGTTCGTCGACATACGTCCCGATACGATGAACGTGAATGAGCAACTGATAGAAGCGGCCATTACGGACCGGACGAAAGTGATCGTCGCCGTGCACTACGCCGGTGTCGCCTGTGACATGGATAAAATTATGGACCTCGCAGATACATACAAGTTGTTCGTAGTGGAAGACGCGGCTCAAGGTGTCATGAGCCGTTACAAAGGAACGGCCCTGGGCACGATCGGGCACCTTGGCTGTTACAGTTTTCACGAGACGAAAAACATCACGTGTGGAGAAGGAGGAGCGCTCCTCATCAACGACGAACGCTTTTTAGAGCGGGCCGAATACGTCCGGGAGAAGGGGACGGACCGCTCGAAGTTTTACCGTGGTGAAGTGGACAAGTACACGTGGGTAGACATCGGGTCGTCGTACCTGCCGAGCGAACTGAACGCGGCGTACTTGTACGCCCAGCTTCGGCATGCCGACGAGATTCAGAACGACCGGCTCAACAGTTGGCAGGCGTACGACCGACAGCTCCAACCGCTGGCCGAAGCAGGAGCGATTGAACAGCCGGTCGTTCCCCTTGAATGCGAACACAATGGGCATATGTACTACATCAAAGCGAAAGACGGGAACGAACGGGCGCGCCTTCTGGCGTGGATGAAAGAATGCGGCGCGATGGGGACTTTTCACTACGTTCCGCTACACCTGACGGAGCCCGGCCGCAAAGTGGGACGGTTTCACGGCGCGGACCGGTATACGACGCTGGAGAGCGAGCGGCTTGTACGTCTGCCCCTTTACTACGGTTTAAAATCTGACGAGATACGAGAGGTCGTCGACGTTGTCTGGCGCTTTTACGAAACATAA
- a CDS encoding DUF6044 family protein translates to MSGAFTKHKWVLTAVVLVALYVSPYVFLGEDAHVRIHDNLDSNVVWFKILAESGQIFAPSETEIPHMLGGLPRGSYGSEFNFILWLFVWFKPFTAYAINETLMRFVAFFGMYLLLQKHVIQGERYKFIASGVALAFSFLPFLPTSGLSFAGMPLVLYAFLNIRAEKATVKDWLILLLVPFYSSLVLTFAFFLAAMGVVCLVDWMRTKRLNGKFLMAIAMMGSVYLLVEYRLVYETFVASSSVPHRVEFNLGHKDVWGAVKLGLEDFHTAHTHDISLHEYGVLFAIGLALLISRLRGKQAKWLVFLVLLSFGLSLWYGFWYWEGMRFLKDRSELLNTFNFARFHFLSPLIWYVAFALALRVLVDKTRWMNVLAVLLVISQVGYVTYAGHPEIKYQRYDSLSYREFYSEELFKSIQDHIGRDPADYRVVSIGMHPAIPLYSGFHTVDGYITSYPLEYKHAFRDVIAPELEKNKTIRRYFDTWGSRCYVFTDELGKHYTFTKEKEKEIDHLELDTEALKTLGGDYVLSAVKINNSEETRLKLIDTFESEQSPWKIYVYEVTGGS, encoded by the coding sequence TTGTCTGGCGCTTTTACGAAACATAAGTGGGTGTTGACAGCCGTCGTCCTCGTCGCGCTGTACGTGTCACCGTACGTCTTCCTGGGAGAGGATGCGCACGTCCGGATTCACGACAACCTCGACTCCAATGTCGTCTGGTTTAAAATACTGGCAGAGAGCGGTCAAATCTTTGCCCCGTCTGAGACAGAAATCCCCCATATGCTGGGCGGCTTGCCCCGGGGATCGTACGGCTCCGAATTCAACTTCATCCTGTGGCTGTTCGTCTGGTTCAAGCCGTTTACCGCTTACGCCATCAACGAAACGTTGATGCGCTTCGTCGCTTTTTTCGGCATGTACTTGTTACTGCAAAAGCACGTCATTCAAGGAGAACGGTACAAGTTCATCGCCTCAGGTGTCGCCCTCGCCTTTTCCTTTTTGCCGTTTTTGCCGACGAGCGGACTCAGTTTTGCGGGGATGCCCCTTGTGCTGTACGCCTTTTTAAACATTCGGGCCGAAAAGGCGACAGTGAAGGACTGGCTCATTTTACTGTTGGTCCCCTTTTATTCGAGCCTCGTGCTGACGTTCGCCTTTTTCCTTGCGGCGATGGGCGTTGTGTGCCTCGTCGACTGGATGAGAACGAAACGGCTGAACGGCAAGTTCCTGATGGCCATCGCCATGATGGGGAGCGTATACCTCCTCGTCGAGTACCGCCTCGTGTACGAGACGTTTGTCGCGTCAAGCTCTGTCCCCCATCGCGTGGAGTTCAATCTGGGACATAAAGACGTATGGGGAGCGGTTAAGCTCGGTCTGGAGGACTTTCACACTGCCCACACGCACGACATTTCCCTCCATGAGTATGGCGTGCTGTTTGCCATCGGGTTGGCCCTCCTCATCAGCCGCTTGCGGGGAAAGCAGGCGAAGTGGCTGGTGTTTCTCGTCTTACTCTCGTTTGGCCTGTCCCTGTGGTACGGATTTTGGTACTGGGAAGGGATGCGGTTCCTCAAGGACAGGAGTGAACTGCTCAATACGTTCAACTTTGCCCGCTTTCACTTTTTGAGTCCGTTGATTTGGTACGTCGCGTTTGCCCTTGCGTTGCGGGTCCTGGTTGACAAAACGAGGTGGATGAACGTTTTGGCTGTTCTTTTGGTCATTTCGCAGGTGGGGTACGTGACGTACGCTGGGCATCCGGAAATTAAGTACCAGCGTTACGACTCCCTGTCATACCGCGAGTTTTATTCAGAAGAGCTGTTCAAATCGATTCAGGACCACATCGGTCGAGACCCAGCCGATTACCGGGTCGTCAGTATCGGGATGCACCCGGCCATCCCTCTGTACAGCGGCTTCCATACGGTGGACGGATACATCACATCCTACCCCCTCGAATACAAGCACGCCTTTCGGGACGTCATCGCTCCTGAACTGGAAAAGAACAAAACGATCCGCCGCTACTTCGACACGTGGGGCAGCCGGTGCTACGTCTTCACCGATGAGTTGGGCAAACACTACACCTTCACGAAAGAGAAGGAAAAAGAGATCGACCATCTCGAGCTAGACACGGAAGCGCTGAAAACACTTGGGGGCGATTATGTGCTCTCCGCAGTTAAAATCAACAACAGTGAAGAGACCCGCTTGAAACTGATAGACACGTTCGAGAGCGAACAGTCCCCTTGGAAGATCTATGTGTACGAGGTGACAGGCGGGTCGTGA
- a CDS encoding DUF1850 domain-containing protein, which yields MKRELNKRIPFHPLLGVVRVLLVASAVAWLVSPVKVLTVQHEETGKTYIIKPVRDGETVQLSWVHSVEKTPWVEIYVVDENVLALREIRVQSFGAGVDAEVPVVAVNDGWIVMREMKRSFPELRFFYSNHVNHQLEVNGRELPMDDILPHHVPVVVKVLLKPRLQVFFSEVNDCATDLAIR from the coding sequence ATGAAGCGGGAATTGAATAAGCGGATCCCGTTTCATCCTTTGCTGGGTGTGGTGCGCGTACTGCTCGTCGCAAGTGCAGTTGCTTGGCTTGTGTCTCCTGTCAAAGTCTTAACGGTGCAACACGAGGAAACGGGGAAAACATACATTATTAAACCCGTCCGCGACGGGGAAACGGTGCAACTTTCATGGGTGCATTCCGTTGAGAAAACGCCTTGGGTAGAAATTTACGTTGTCGACGAAAACGTGCTGGCGTTGCGGGAAATCCGCGTACAGTCGTTTGGAGCGGGTGTGGATGCTGAAGTACCAGTTGTCGCCGTGAATGACGGGTGGATCGTCATGCGCGAAATGAAGCGGTCTTTTCCAGAACTTCGTTTTTTTTACTCAAATCACGTCAATCATCAGTTGGAAGTAAACGGTCGTGAGCTGCCTATGGACGACATCCTCCCCCACCATGTCCCGGTAGTCGTCAAAGTACTCTTGAAACCGCGCTTGCAGGTATTTTTTAGTGAGGTGAACGATTGTGCGACCGACCTCGCAATCCGTTGA
- a CDS encoding TAXI family TRAP transporter solute-binding subunit — translation MKRKWFMIACALYPLVLLAACGGGSTGDGAEDLFVTIATGGQSGVYYPIGGALSKLYEEELGATSSVQATGASVENINLIDQGRAELAIIMGDAATQAFEGIEPFQHKVDSFSAVASLYPNFVQVVTTVDSGIEKMEDLKGKHVGVGAPNSGVELNARAVLEAYGLSYDDFNADYLSYSEAIDGMKNGTVDAAFVTSGLPNSTVTDLSTAQEVNVIPIEGEAMEKLKEMHPYYVENVIPAGTYTNKEDIPTASIMNILVASNELDEDTVFTLTKTLFDNIEVIHSSHNAAADITKDSAKDSVPIPFHPGAEKYFNEAGIE, via the coding sequence TTGAAACGAAAATGGTTCATGATTGCCTGTGCGTTGTATCCCTTGGTATTGTTGGCCGCCTGTGGAGGCGGCTCTACAGGCGACGGTGCGGAAGACTTGTTTGTGACCATTGCGACCGGCGGACAGTCGGGGGTCTATTACCCGATCGGAGGCGCTTTAAGCAAGTTGTACGAAGAAGAGCTAGGGGCGACGTCTTCGGTCCAGGCGACGGGTGCATCCGTGGAAAATATTAATCTCATCGACCAGGGGCGAGCCGAGTTAGCCATCATTATGGGAGATGCGGCCACTCAGGCGTTTGAGGGGATCGAGCCGTTTCAGCACAAAGTGGATTCATTTTCAGCGGTCGCCTCGCTCTATCCGAATTTCGTACAAGTCGTGACGACTGTCGATTCGGGAATCGAGAAAATGGAAGATTTGAAGGGGAAACATGTGGGTGTCGGGGCTCCGAACAGTGGGGTGGAATTGAACGCGCGGGCAGTATTGGAAGCGTACGGCTTGTCGTACGACGATTTTAATGCCGATTACTTGTCTTACAGTGAAGCGATTGACGGAATGAAGAACGGTACCGTCGATGCGGCATTTGTTACGTCTGGTTTACCCAACTCGACCGTAACCGATCTGTCTACTGCACAAGAGGTGAACGTGATTCCAATTGAGGGAGAAGCAATGGAAAAATTGAAGGAAATGCATCCGTATTACGTCGAAAATGTCATTCCTGCAGGCACGTACACCAATAAAGAGGACATACCGACTGCTTCGATCATGAACATTTTGGTAGCCAGCAATGAGTTGGACGAAGACACGGTGTTCACATTGACGAAAACGCTGTTCGACAACATTGAAGTGATTCACAGCTCTCACAACGCTGCAGCCGACATTACAAAAGATTCGGCAAAAGACTCTGTTCCGATCCCCTTTCATCCTGGTGCTGAAAAATACTTCAATGAAGCGGGAATTGAATAA